In Anas acuta chromosome 5, bAnaAcu1.1, whole genome shotgun sequence, a single window of DNA contains:
- the SIVA1 gene encoding apoptosis regulatory protein Siva yields the protein MPKRSCPFGEAAPLQLKTRVGLRELSRGVRAEELRGEIFERTRRLLFRGAQACAEGAWAPLPRPAAGRSTQPEGQGPAAGNGRRWSGQLRIGSDGRLLRSEAGTEKVPPVGVSKACSSCVRTADVKEACSQCDRFVCESCSRLCSCCNTVTCSLCSVIDYGDVGEQVLCNGCSIFQV from the exons ATGCCGAAGCGCTCCTGCCCCTTCGGGGAGGCGGCGCCGCTGCAGCTCAAGACCCGCGTGGGGCTGCGGGAGCTGAGCCGCGGGGTGCGGGCAGAGGAGCTCCGCGGGGAGATCTTCG AGCGCACCCGGCGGCTGCTCTTCAGGGGCGCCCAGGCGTGTGCTGAGGGAGCCTGGGCCCCGCTGCCCCGGCCCGCTGCCGGCCGCTCGACGCAGCCCGAAGGACAGGGCCCGGCCGCCGGCAACGGGAGGCGCTGGAGCGGGCAGCTGCGCATCGGGAGCGAcgggaggctgctgaggagcgAGGCCGGCACGGAGAAGG TTCCGCCAGTGGGGGTTTCCAAAGCCTGCTCATCATGTGTAAGAACTGCCGATGTCAAGGAAGCGTGTTCGCAGTGTGACCGGTTCGTATGcgagagctgcagcaggctctgcagctgctgtaacACAGTCACCTGCTCTCTGTGCTCGGTAATTGA TTATGGTGATGTTGGTGAGCAAGTTCTCTGCAATGGTTGTTCAATATTTCAAGTCTGA